A genomic segment from Nocardiopsis sp. Huas11 encodes:
- a CDS encoding DUF6315 family protein, with amino-acid sequence MKQDLTALCCECGMKRVVSDYQSVGEAQSAYGLARCVVWRKCRACGYRTYHAYLRADEERDELEDALRLDGALAAEALDEEVEQLRLCGVDIGHAPVPAIWDGQSVGMVTQRLTDHAYSIVLDPEASVVSRLKLIDMMWNELLVGDHDDRWYIQESEDDKTPGYAVRLFGYRTRG; translated from the coding sequence ATGAAGCAGGATCTCACAGCCCTGTGCTGCGAATGCGGCATGAAGCGCGTGGTGAGCGACTACCAGAGCGTGGGCGAGGCACAGTCCGCCTACGGGCTCGCCCGCTGTGTCGTGTGGCGCAAGTGCCGTGCGTGCGGCTACCGCACCTACCACGCCTATCTGCGAGCCGACGAGGAGCGCGACGAGCTGGAGGACGCCCTCCGCTTGGACGGCGCCCTGGCCGCCGAGGCACTGGACGAAGAGGTGGAGCAGCTGCGGCTGTGCGGGGTCGACATCGGCCACGCCCCGGTCCCGGCGATCTGGGACGGCCAGTCCGTGGGCATGGTGACCCAGCGGCTGACCGACCACGCCTACTCGATCGTGCTGGACCCCGAGGCCTCGGTGGTCTCACGGCTCAAACTCATCGACATGATGTGGAACGAGCTCCTGGTGGGCGATCACGACGACCGCTGGTACATCCAGGAGTCCGAGGACGACAAGACCCCCGGATACGCGGTGCGCCTCTTCGGCTACCGCACCCGCGGCTAG
- a CDS encoding ATP-dependent DNA helicase produces the protein MADLPDVSTLLDTAVRSLGGTRREGQTEMADAVAEAVDQREHLVVQAGTGTGKSLAYLVPAVRHALAHETTVVVSTATIALQNQLINRDLPRLAAALAPLLPREPTFAVLKGRRNYLCRNRLQTADDEAEDSELFDPRQLSSLGRQVTRLHEWSEETESGDRDELVPGVSDLAWRQVSVGANECVGARVCAFGQDCFAEFAREAAQSVDIVVTNHAMLAIDMSQGNHLLPEHNTIMIDEAHELVDRATSVATGTLTERSVGTAAKRAARLVEPGISERLTECGDGLALMFTDVPDGRLDHIDDGLAGAVAAVRDAASACVAAIGPSPGEQDPDSATDRKLALAALGEVHDTAVRILESFEPALRDRTDIVWLTKAPSRPPSISVAPLAVGGLLREKLFGDRTVVLTSATLTLGGSFSALAHQWGLGREVAEEAEAAKAVKAPKQESASGTEDDDGPHRAAGEPRWRALDVGSPFEHARSGILYVAKHLPPPGRDGLADAYLDEIAELIEAADGRTLGLFSSMRAAQQATDALRERLDHPILCQGDDSTGQLVSRFADDERACLFGTLSLWQGVDVPGPSLSLVIVDRIPFPRPDDPLASARQRAVGAHGGNGFLAVAATHAALLLAQGTGRLLRATDDRGVIAVLDPRLATARYGGFLRASLPPYWGTTDPSVARSALRRLSGRTAPAPAPAAG, from the coding sequence GTGGCAGATCTTCCCGACGTTTCCACCCTGCTCGACACGGCCGTCCGTTCCCTGGGCGGCACCCGCCGTGAGGGCCAGACAGAGATGGCCGACGCCGTGGCCGAGGCGGTCGACCAGCGCGAACACCTGGTGGTCCAGGCCGGTACCGGCACCGGTAAGTCCCTGGCCTACCTCGTGCCCGCCGTCAGACACGCGCTGGCCCACGAGACCACCGTCGTGGTCTCCACCGCCACCATCGCGCTGCAGAACCAGCTCATCAATCGGGATCTGCCGCGCCTGGCCGCCGCGCTCGCCCCGCTGCTGCCCCGCGAGCCCACCTTCGCCGTGCTCAAGGGCCGCCGCAACTACCTCTGCCGCAACCGCCTGCAGACCGCCGACGACGAGGCCGAGGACAGCGAGCTGTTCGACCCCCGTCAGTTGTCCTCGCTGGGCCGACAGGTCACGCGCCTGCACGAGTGGTCCGAAGAGACCGAGAGCGGCGACCGCGACGAACTGGTGCCCGGGGTCAGCGACCTGGCCTGGCGGCAGGTGTCGGTGGGCGCCAACGAGTGCGTCGGCGCACGCGTGTGCGCCTTCGGCCAGGACTGCTTCGCCGAGTTCGCCCGCGAGGCCGCCCAGAGCGTGGACATCGTGGTGACCAACCACGCCATGCTCGCCATCGACATGTCCCAGGGCAACCACCTCCTGCCCGAGCACAACACGATCATGATCGACGAGGCCCACGAACTCGTCGACCGCGCCACCTCAGTGGCCACCGGGACGCTCACCGAACGCTCCGTCGGCACGGCCGCCAAGCGGGCGGCCCGCCTGGTCGAGCCGGGGATCAGCGAGCGCCTCACCGAGTGCGGCGACGGGCTCGCCCTGATGTTCACCGACGTCCCCGACGGACGCCTGGACCACATCGACGACGGCCTGGCCGGCGCGGTCGCGGCGGTCCGCGACGCCGCCTCGGCCTGCGTCGCCGCCATCGGTCCCTCGCCCGGGGAGCAGGACCCGGACTCCGCCACGGACCGCAAGCTCGCCCTGGCCGCGCTCGGCGAGGTCCACGACACCGCCGTGCGCATCCTGGAGTCCTTCGAGCCCGCACTGCGCGACCGCACCGACATCGTCTGGCTCACCAAGGCGCCGTCGCGGCCGCCGTCGATCAGCGTCGCCCCGTTGGCGGTGGGCGGGCTGCTGCGGGAGAAGCTCTTCGGTGACCGCACCGTCGTGCTCACCTCCGCCACGCTCACCCTCGGCGGTTCGTTCTCCGCGCTGGCCCACCAGTGGGGCCTGGGCCGCGAGGTCGCCGAGGAGGCCGAGGCGGCGAAGGCGGTCAAGGCGCCGAAACAGGAGTCCGCGTCCGGTACCGAGGACGACGACGGCCCGCACCGCGCCGCCGGCGAACCGCGCTGGCGCGCGCTGGACGTGGGGTCGCCCTTCGAGCACGCCCGCAGCGGCATCCTCTACGTGGCCAAACACCTGCCCCCGCCGGGGCGGGACGGTCTCGCCGACGCCTACCTCGACGAGATCGCCGAGCTCATCGAGGCGGCCGACGGCCGCACCCTCGGGTTGTTCTCCTCGATGCGGGCGGCCCAGCAGGCCACCGACGCGCTCCGGGAACGGCTGGACCACCCGATCCTGTGCCAGGGGGACGACTCCACCGGGCAGCTGGTCAGCCGCTTCGCCGACGACGAGCGGGCCTGCCTGTTCGGCACGCTCTCGCTGTGGCAGGGCGTCGACGTCCCCGGGCCCTCACTGTCGCTGGTGATCGTGGACCGTATCCCGTTCCCGCGCCCGGACGACCCGCTCGCCTCGGCCCGACAGCGCGCGGTGGGCGCGCACGGGGGCAACGGATTCCTGGCGGTGGCGGCCACGCACGCGGCGCTGCTCCTCGCCCAGGGCACCGGGCGTCTGCTGCGGGCCACCGACGATCGCGGTGTCATCGCGGTGCTGGACCCGCGCCTGGCCACGGCCCGGTACGGCGGGTTCCTGCGCGCGTCGCTGCCTCCCTACTGGGGGACCACGGACCCGTCCGTGGCCCGCTCCGCGCTGCGCCGGCTCTCCGGCCGGACCGCTCCCGCTCCCGCGCCCGCGGCGGGCTGA
- a CDS encoding CBS domain-containing protein: MAKTVADVMTSPVRTMAPEASLREVAEVMRELDVGDVIIAEGDRPVGILTDRDIVVRCLATGGDPETQSARSICSSVVVSVPPQSGVSDAVRRMRDDAVRRLPVVEDDHVVGIVTMGDLAVEIDRDSALADVSAADPNR, translated from the coding sequence ATGGCGAAGACCGTTGCGGACGTAATGACGAGCCCTGTCCGGACCATGGCCCCGGAGGCGTCACTGCGCGAGGTCGCCGAGGTGATGCGTGAGCTGGACGTGGGCGATGTGATCATCGCCGAGGGGGACCGTCCCGTGGGCATCCTGACGGACCGCGACATCGTGGTCCGCTGTCTGGCGACCGGGGGCGACCCGGAGACCCAGAGCGCCCGTTCGATCTGTAGCTCGGTGGTGGTGAGCGTGCCGCCGCAGAGCGGTGTCTCCGACGCCGTGCGCAGGATGCGCGACGACGCCGTGCGCCGCCTGCCGGTGGTGGAGGACGACCACGTCGTGGGAATCGTGACCATGGGCGACCTCGCCGTGGAGATCGATCGCGACTCCGCGCTGGCCGACGTCAGCGCCGCCGACCCCAACCGCTGA
- a CDS encoding dihydrofolate reductase family protein, which translates to MRTLIITAFVSVDGVMEAPGGEAGYRNTGWTFNAVEMDEKVFEIKEREQHEAGALMVGRRSYEAFAPVWPSMEEFAEYNAMPRYVVSTTLAEEDSRWPATILRSLDDVAELKRTEGGPIIVHGSAELGASLADAGLVDRYHLLVYPLLLGAGKRLFSEADKDLTKLNLVEHAVYSNGVQKQVFDVVR; encoded by the coding sequence ATGCGCACCCTGATCATCACCGCGTTCGTGTCCGTCGACGGGGTCATGGAGGCACCCGGCGGAGAGGCCGGCTACCGCAACACCGGCTGGACCTTCAACGCCGTGGAGATGGACGAGAAGGTCTTCGAGATCAAGGAGCGTGAGCAGCACGAGGCCGGCGCCCTGATGGTGGGCCGCCGCAGCTACGAGGCGTTCGCTCCCGTGTGGCCCTCGATGGAGGAGTTCGCCGAGTACAACGCCATGCCGCGGTACGTCGTGTCGACCACGCTCGCGGAAGAGGACTCCCGCTGGCCCGCCACGATCCTGCGCTCACTCGACGACGTCGCCGAGCTCAAGCGGACCGAGGGCGGTCCGATCATCGTCCACGGCAGCGCCGAACTCGGCGCGTCGCTCGCTGACGCGGGGCTGGTCGACCGCTACCACCTGCTCGTGTACCCCTTGCTCCTGGGCGCGGGCAAGCGCCTGTTCAGCGAGGCCGACAAGGACCTCACCAAGCTGAACCTGGTCGAGCACGCGGTGTACTCCAACGGCGTGCAGAAACAGGTCTTCGACGTCGTCCGCTGA